aacttcactacactttaaagttacttgaaagctcaattttagatacaaacaacctaaagatttaaacctgaacaattgaaactattttattttatgatgataattttcgagaaacgtacaaacttattaatttgatttgacttatatcgtttatttacccccagttttaacctaataatggtcgttcactggtggacttattaattttataaacaattaatcgatccaagagaatgttgcaccagtaatctcagtaatggtgtaattttattaatccttcaaaatcgtcgataatcttcggaaagtgtcggtaaataatatggcaacaatacgaggaagaaaacatgtgaaacagccCGCAtagaatatttagttacttacattgattttcgctttggcatattaggaatatacggaatggatacgcaacaaaattccgaaattttgttcatattgtaactagatgttattaacacatgaataaatattgtcatagttacaacgcgtgtagccatcagacgcttattgttttgaagcaaataataattcaacTAAAACTGGTCATTAactaaattctacgagggttcatattcaaacgatacatgtaaaatcgcaagtaaacttaccttgagtttatctttgatacatgtgggacaacaacttgttcagtcatattgtcacgttttgttcgtatgggaatggagatttaagtatgcaaaccgatccgttgacaaattaaaacatttttaagcttacaatattgaagctttggaatcatttaaattaggaaaatccattaacaaatcatcgaggaacaagcgctgcaaattagatccggaaAATCTATCgctgataattctaaattggcctgatagttaccagagaaccaaaataaaatactcaattcaaaccaatttttcaatggtatgcaattgaaatattcaaatgacgttatctcataagtttaagttaaatgtttccgaatcgattagttgttgaattaaataaatccatcaacaaatgactgagttataagcgttcaaaattatgacagagaaatgttacgcgattagtttagcATGTTTTAaacgacacccagcctcgggaagcgaagtgtaaggcatttttaatggcaaaatcgaccaaaaatttgctaaatacatgggatatttcaaaagaatcggtaaccacgctgattcggttcttcaatagctagatgatatataagatactcaagcgaacacggtgttgcgctgacagtaggaaatttcaccaacacataatgcaaaagcgacaatccagcaagtgaacgcatataaaatccagtcatcagctcactggacgagctacttgtttcattcacagtcaaacatcaactaggtaaagaaatattgtgcagcctgtatttatagatttctcttcatactaggcataacgatacggtgttttttatgcatgacgcaaagcctcctatgccgaacaaaaagttgacgtcattttgtacaacagggattggtggatgaaaacataggtcgattccaaccattttttcaatagtacgctattgaaatactgaaacgacgtcgtcatacatgtttaagttaaaagtttccgaatcgattggttttaaaattataacaatccttcaacaaatgaccgagttattaacgttcaaaattatgacacaaaaaggttacgcgactatttttgaaacttttaattgacacccggccccatatagtgaagagtaaggcatttttaatgccaaaactaATCCATGAAGAGCTGATAAACACAGTGCATTATGCTGGGGCTTTCCAATTGACACAATTACACTAACATGAAATTGAGAACCGAAGCTTGTtttgagatgatactttcagcaggagctgtcaaatcggtaggataatttttaattacttcaccttTTGACCGATTTCTGATAACACCGggtaaatttatttgaaaaatcatagtacaaGTGTACACTACTACCGATATGACAATACGAATATTAGAACCAAATCGAACTCTCTATTATGTCCTGGCATCCCTGCGACCGGCTGTCATTGTCATCCATGGTAATTTATTTCTCCTGTCATCCCACGGCTGCAGTCGATCAGCTCATTTTTGAAGTTTGCCTGGTATTCGATGTGCTTGAACCCGTCATCGGAGAAAATAATCCTTCCCACTTTGAAAGCGATCAATTTGAAACGGTGTCGAACGTGCTACCGAATCAAATCAAACATAACACGGAAAACTTTGTGATCGAACAAGAGCAGTGATAATGAGCGATATCGAGGCGAAATATTTTGTACGTTCTTTCATACGCTTTCTCAACAGTCAGCTGGAGCAGCCGAACTTCAGTTCCGATTCTCGGGAAAGTCTCGAAGTTGCCATTCAGTGTCTGGAGAATGTGTACGAAATTACACCGGAGGAGGGTGGTGGAGAGGGCGGCAGTAGTCAGGAGAATccattaaatcacatcgatctgtTCGAAGTGTACCGGGGCACGTTCACAAATGTCAGCCCAGAACGTAAGCAGGAAGCGGAAAATTTGAAGAACGAAGGAAATCGGTTGATGAAGGAGGAAAAATACCATGAAGCTCTCAACCTTTACGGAAGGTAAGGTTTTATCATGTATCGAAATGGAAGGTAGCTTTATTTAACAATCGCATTGTCCCACAGAGCCATCAGTTTGGACGCCACCAATCCGGTTTTCTATTGCAATCGTGCAGCAGCCTACAGCCGCATGGGAGATTACCAACGAGCTGCGGACGATTGCCGGATGTCCCTGCGCTATGATCCGAATTACAGTAAAGCCTACGGTCGTCTGGGGCTTGCCTATTCGAAGATGAACTTGCACGATCAAGCGTTAGAAGCGTACCAGAATGCTCTTCGGATCGAGCCGGACAATCAGGATTATAAGAATAACATGAGTGTCACCCAGCAGCGACTGGAAGAACTTCGGTCGGCTCCGGGCGGAGCTCCAAACCTTCAGGCCACCGCTGGTTTGCGCGGAATAGATTTTGCCGCtgctttcaataatccagcCCTGGTTAGCATGGCCACCCGGATGATGCACGATCCGGCCATCCAGAACATGTAAGTttcactgttttttttcgtttagatGTTTTCGCAAGTGTTACAAGTTTTCTTTTCCGCTAAGGTTGGGTCAACTGAGTAGCATGAATAATGTCGATGCTTTGCTGGAAACCGGTCGACAACTGGCAATGCAGATGACCAACGAAAATCCGGAAGCCTTTGCGAACGTAATCCGACAGATGGAGCAGAGCGGTGAGCTTCCACCGGAAGGAACTCCCGGTGGTGAAGGGAGCCATCAAAACGGAGGCAATAATAACGATAACCAGCAGCAGCCACCTCCAGCGAATTCCTAATCTGTTTCGTTACTTGCTCATGCCGAACGGATTCCGGATGGGAATTGTGTCGTCCCTCTTCTTGTGTCGAGCTAGAAGCTGGTTTTGTGTAATTTTCCCTACATACTGTTGGTTGTAGGAAAGGCGTAATACCATACAACttcccttgaaaaagaaaaacagcTACATTTATTTCCAGTCATTGGACAGATTTTGAGTACTTGTCAACATCTCGACTATAACTACAAACTTTAACCCGCAAACGATGTTGATACGActttcattgtttgttttagTTGTCTAATGGATTCaataaatctttaaaactagtaacgaaaatgccaaaataACCCAAAAGTGTTTGCTTTTGATCACATCGCCATACAAGCTTCAGTTTCGGATGACATAAGACGGCATCTCGTTTGACATTGTATTTCTTAGGGTcacgcatgttttttttttttcattttagagGTGGGTAATACTAGCGTCAGATCTTGGGTTGTTGGCTGAAGGATAAATGCAGCTTCAACCATTGCCCTACTCGAGCACTCTGGAATCGAATCAAAGCAAAATC
This genomic window from Malaya genurostris strain Urasoe2022 chromosome 1, Malgen_1.1, whole genome shotgun sequence contains:
- the LOC131431911 gene encoding small glutamine-rich tetratricopeptide repeat-containing protein beta-like, whose translation is MSDIEAKYFVRSFIRFLNSQLEQPNFSSDSRESLEVAIQCLENVYEITPEEGGGEGGSSQENPLNHIDLFEVYRGTFTNVSPERKQEAENLKNEGNRLMKEEKYHEALNLYGRAISLDATNPVFYCNRAAAYSRMGDYQRAADDCRMSLRYDPNYSKAYGRLGLAYSKMNLHDQALEAYQNALRIEPDNQDYKNNMSVTQQRLEELRSAPGGAPNLQATAGLRGIDFAAAFNNPALVSMATRMMHDPAIQNMLGQLSSMNNVDALLETGRQLAMQMTNENPEAFANVIRQMEQSGELPPEGTPGGEGSHQNGGNNNDNQQQPPPANS